ATCCCAGCATAGTGTCTCTGTGTATAAATTACAGGCGGAGAGCAGCCCAACTTTACTTACTGTCGCTGCCGGTTATAGAACGTATCAATATACTCTGTAATATCTTCAATTGTCTCCCGCCTAGCAAGATGATGGCGGCTACTAATCAGTTCCTGCTTCATAATTCTCCGAAGCTCTCCATCGGCACATTACCAAAGTATTTCTCGTTTCCCCCCATCGACACCACCAATTTACGCTTTAAGGCTTTCCTTTTTTCGAGGACCTTTAAGTAACGACTTACCATTATTCCTGACTTGTGAAACTAAGCGCTTTTTCAGATTCCAGACTATCAAGCGCTAATTCTATGAGCTTTGTCTTTGTTGGAATACCATTAACCCAGCCCTTTGTTTCCCAATACTCTTTTAATATTGACTGCCATGGCGGCACATGGCCGGCAGCTCCGCCATCCTTATGAGGAACGGTAAGTCGCTCTGGCATCACATTCTCCTGCTCTGGTACGAGCCCATTTGCTAAGTTGAACATTTGCTGCAAACACACTATGCGCTCACCCATCTTCTGGGCCTCTGCTGGAGTTACATCCCAGCCGGTGATGGCATTCAATATATTAACCTGATCAGTTAAAGATACATCACAAAAGAGA
The sequence above is a segment of the Dehalococcoidales bacterium genome. Coding sequences within it:
- a CDS encoding aldehyde ferredoxin oxidoreductase C-terminal domain-containing protein, which gives rise to EKIAKRDGIGNLLAEGLRACVERIPESRPYAVEVMGQAVAAHDPRSFFSETVTTIASTRGSCHIHGFAEPMEQGVVLPELGITEAIDRFDATKKGYVGAIYQDIQQVWNSLTWCFMHLFCDVSLTDQVNILNAITGWDVTPAEAQKMGERIVCLQQMFNLANGLVPEQENVMPERLTVPHKDGGAAGHVPPWQSILKEYWETKGWVNGIPTKTKLIELALDSLESEKALSFTSQE